The genomic interval TGCGTGGCCGTGAGGGTGGAGGCCTGTGGGGTGGGCTCCCTCAAGGTCAGCAGCTCGGTTCCAGTGCAGATGGGATCACGGCAATCCAGGGGCGCGGGGCTGCCTGACACACCCCACCATCATGCCCAGTCACTCCCCGTCTTGCCCCCCCTCCTCTCCCGatgactccccaccccccagcacttAGTGTGCACATCCCGTGGGCCAGGTTCTGTGCCCAGAGCATCACCAGCACCGCCTCTAATCCTCCTAAGAGCCCCGTGAATCCAGGGTCATGGCCGCCCATTGTGTGGATGGTGAGACCGAGGCCCACAGAGGCCAGTCACTCGCCCCAGGGGCCACAGCACCTCACCCCCTACCCACTCTCCAGGAGCTCAGGGTTTCTAGGCCGGTGGTTTCCAATCTTGGAAGACTGATACAACCACCCCAGGAAAGTCAAAAAACCCAATGCGGCTGCAACCAGGACCAGCCCCTCTGGGCAGAGCCTTGACCCCCTGGGgctggatgggaagggaaggCCCACTCTGTCTGGGTTGGGCTGGACGTGGCGCCTCCCAGGAAGCTCAGGAGAGGGGTCTGGGTCGGCCTGGAGTCCCAGGCGGACCAAAGACAGCACGCGAGGTGTCGGAGAGGAGTTTTATTGGCTCTCGATTGTGTCGGGGAGCGGGCAGCTCCCCCGGTCTCCACGGCGGAGCTGAGGGAGAGCTTGGACGGGTGTGTGCGGGGTGATGCTGTCAGACGGATCTAGGAACCTATGCAGAGGCcagagacaagaaaaggaaacaggagaCCGAACAGAGCAGCCACAGGAAGTGCCACCTCcggccccttcccccacccccaccccccacccccagccaataCATCAGAAACTCGTGGGGTGTGACAAAGGAACGGGAAGCTTGGGCATGAATCCATTAGCGAGTCCAAActgaggcaggaggcaaagggaagaagaggggaaaaaaatatcgAGAATGCCCAAAATAGTAAGTGTTCCTAACTCTGCTCACGTCCAGAATCACAGCTCTGCAGCGCTTTCGAGAGAGAGCGAGAGATGTGCCCACACCGGGGGGAAGCCGCTGGCCCCAGAGCTTGTCTTCTGGGAAGGCCGCTTGGCTGGGGAGCTTGGTCCATCTTCTTGGGCAGATGGGGGCTGCCCTACGGGGGTGCTGGGGGGCACTCCATGGCAGggcccagaggcagagagagagagcgtgCGAGAGCGGGCCCAGGAGAGGAGGGGGGTTCCGGGGACCAGGCTGCAGAGGAGACAGGGGCTCTGAATGGGGGGCTGTGTCCCTCACGGCAGGTACCCCTGGGCTTGGGGCAGCTTTCTCACTGGGTGGAGGGAGGAGCTGCTAGGCCTGAGGGGGCCTGATGGGGGCTGAGCTCAGCTGTCCTCACCCGGGGGCCGGCGCAGGGAAGGGCAGCCTGAGGCCTTGCTCCCAGGCCCTCCTGAGACCCACCAGGTGGGAGGGTGTGGGCCTGTCCCCCTGGGGACCTGAGGGCGTCCCAGGTCCCATGGGGCGTCAGTGGGTCTTTCTGCCTCTGCCTGGCTTTCTCTGCCTGACCACGTCAGGGCTGAGGAGTGGGCTGCGTGTTTTACTTCTGAAGCGGGAGGGTTGGCACAGGGCCTCTTCCCTACTGCATTTTCACCAAAAAGCCAGTTGGGGCTGCACCTCCCGAGAAATCCCCCTTTTCTCCGAGCATTGGTGGGGAGGTGGGCTTAAGCAGGATCTCAGCTGCACTGGAAGCCGGGCTgtctgggggttgggggagacagGAGACTTGGCCCCCAAGGCTTAAGCTGCAAGACCCCAAGCCTGGCAGCCACCACCTCATCCTTAGACACATGGGTAGACcgagacccagggatggaggggaGCGGCCAGGCCGAGTGGCAGAGGCGGCTGCGACGGAggccctggcccccagccccttgCTGACGGCAGCCCAGGCATCCACAGTCCGGTGTCCGCGCCCCAGAGCCCCGCCTCACTCTGCAGCTGGGGCACCTGGAGGCCCCACCCGCGCCCGCATCACACCTGCCTCCCTGCAGACCCAGGCCCTGGTGGCCGCTGCCCAGTGTGGCCCCACCAGCCTTCACTGGGTCTGACCCTTGCAGGGAGCCCCGGCGCGCCTGTGATGACAGGCACGCGAGGATCGCTGGGTTTGGGGCCCCGGGGCCAGGCGGGGACCTCCCACCATGGTCTCAGGccctgctgggggcagggggcatgcTCAGACGTCGGTGCTGACGCTGCGGCTGCGGGAGAAGGCCTCTCGCATGGCCGACAGGCGGTTGGGGTTGAGCGCCTGCAGCCCCCCAAAGCCCCCGGGCGGCGGCCCCACGTCCTCCTGGCTGATGCTCCTGTAGGCCACGTGCTCCCCCCCGTTGCTGATGCCCTCGTCCTCCGGCTCCTGCAGGAAGAAGGCGGGCGGCTCGGAGCGGGAGCAGCTGCGGCAGAGGGCGCGGGCTGGTGGGGACCTCTGGCTGAAGGCGGCGGCTGGGCAGAGCGCCGGCCCGTTGCTCAGCACCAGGTTCCGGTTGGAGTGCAGCGGCGGCAGGCTCGAGTGCACGGCGAAGTCTggctcctcctcgtcctcctccgACTCGTCCTTCTTACAGCAGTAGTACTACGGGCAGAGGCCACCGTGACCCCCGGCTCCCCACCCACCCCGGGCCCCCGCGCAGGCCTGGGAGGGCGCCCGGACGCCCCTGAGTCATACACCCACGTCCCCATCTCGACCATGGAGGGGAAGCGCCCCGGACTCCTGGCGTCCCTAAAGGAGGGGTTCTCTCATTTCAgcccttctctggtggctcagctgctaaagaatccacctgccatgcaggagacctgggttggggcgatcctctggagaaggaaaaggccacccactcgagtattctggcctggagaaccccagggactgtccagagtcggacacgactgagcgactttcactcactttcactcaTTTTGCCCCACAGCAGCTACGTGGCAGGGGCAGGGACCAAGTCCCGTCTGCAGGTGGGGACGCTGAGgcccagggggccagggttcaggCAGCCTGCAGGCGGCAGAGCCGGCCCCAGTCTAGCTCAAGAGGGCCGAGCTGCACCGCCTTGCCCTGCACACATGGCTTCTCCTCTCATGAAGACACGGGGCCCAGGACAGCCATCGAGGGTGGGCAGGTCAGGGAGGCACGGCCCGAGGGCTCACCACTGCGCCCGCCTGGTAGCTGTGTGACGTTGGCTAAGGCCCTCACCCTCTCCAAACCTCTGCAGCCTCACCTTGCAGGGGGTCTGGGAAGCTGCCGCTGAGCCCTCACCCGCggaggctgggcagggctggTTGCCTTGCACCTTCTTGGAGGCCTGGCCCTGGTGGGGGCCCCCGCCCTCTGCAGGGCCCCGCTCTGGGCTCCCCTCCCGACCTCCCCCCGCCACGCCCCCGAGTACCTGAAGCCGGCAGTAGCACAGAACCGCAATAATGCAGAGCAGAATCACAGTCGCCAAGATGCCCCCGGTGATGACCACCGTCCCGGCTGTCATTCGCCCCCTTCTCCATCAACAGCCTGCAACACATGCCACCACCTTCAGCCAGCTCCTCACAGGAGCCCGTCCCAGCTTAGGACGCTAACCAACCACTctaaaagggaaaacaaacacCCCAGGGCCAgcaggaggcaggggctggggcgCGGCGGcggggggcgccctgcccctgcCAGCACTTCCCACGTCTGCAGGAGGGGAGGCCAGCAGCATACACCCTCGCTCTCGGGGTGCTGCGAAGTTTTCGTGAGCCTCTGCGTGAGCGCCTAGCCTAGCACACTTGCAGCTTGGGCGGATAGCTCATgcacatgtgtgcgtgcgtgcccagtcgcttcagtcctgtccagttctttgtgaccccacgggctctggcccgccaggctcctctgtccatggggttctccaggcaagaacactggagtgggttgccctgccctcctccagggcatcttcccaatccagggatcgaactggcgtcgctgacatctcctgcattgggaggcaggttctttaccactagcgacacctgggaagcctaggcgACCAGCTCATGCGTTTAGAAATGGGCCCCAATGCAGTCGGGCTGAGCGTACGGTTTTGTAACCTCCTTTATCACCTCACCAGCTCACCCTTATTTTGCTTTATCGTTAAATTTTCTTCTGCAACGTAATTTTGAACCATATTCCATTTTATAACACAAACAAtccctttcctttaaaatatcaaattacaAGTCACATAAAACTCACCATCTTCACCGTTTTTAAATGTCCAGGTCAGTGGTGCTAAGTGTATTCAAACGGTCTGCAGCTGATTTTCAAAAgcttttcatctttcaaaacttaaaaacaacTCCCTTTTTAGGCTGTTGgcattaaaaaattcttaagggacttccctggtggcccagcggttaagactccgcactgccagggcaggggaattaagggcttccctggcagctcagtagATAAAGACTCTGCCGGAGATtctggcttcaattcctgggtcgagaagaagctctggagaaggacatggcaacccacatcagtatccttgcctggagaatccccaaggacggagaatccccaaggacagagtagcctggcgggctacagtccatgaggtggcaaagagtcggacacgactgaagcagcttaacaTGCATGTCGTGTAAATATCCCCACTGTGGCCCATTCCAGGTTACCAAGGTTTAACAAGCGGCTTTGCTGAGTACACCCTGTCTCAACCTCCCAATCCCTTCCATTCCCCTTAACCCCAGCGAATAGCATGGCAGGGCAACTGAGTTCATTAAAGGAAATCCCAGAGCATATCTGTTTATTTATAGACACTTCAGTGCAGAAGCTGACAGGTGAGGACCTTTAAAAAGCCTCCGCTCATCTCCCAAATGCTTTC from Budorcas taxicolor isolate Tak-1 chromosome 11, Takin1.1, whole genome shotgun sequence carries:
- the FAM163B gene encoding protein FAM163B, producing the protein MTAGTVVITGGILATVILLCIIAVLCYCRLQYYCCKKDESEEDEEEPDFAVHSSLPPLHSNRNLVLSNGPALCPAAAFSQRSPPARALCRSCSRSEPPAFFLQEPEDEGISNGGEHVAYRSISQEDVGPPPGGFGGLQALNPNRLSAMREAFSRSRSVSTDV